From the Roseateles sp. XES5 genome, one window contains:
- a CDS encoding MFS transporter: protein MTAPSGFSVTSGAPPFFAARIALVFCAPMMVNGIALPFFPVWLETLSMNDSQIGIVLALPMFVRVFTAPLAGILADRIGERAVVLLWSGLLSLATALALFATGSFWPVLLLYTLQGAVYSPYLPITDAIALSGVRRWNFDYGKMRLWGSLAFIVSTMTGGWLAGLYGGAMVLPAMAVAFLLTVLGALIVPKIGKPRRPSPITAIATMPSDGSLRQRDVQLMLIGASLVSASHAMYYAFSVIHWQKLGFSGTDVGIFWSAGVLAEVILFAFAVQLRRRFSVWSMMIFGSLVAVGRWILFPMEMGFGGYFALQCLHAFTFAIMHISVQSRLVERVAEEQEAAAQGLYFFYTGIFTAAATFVSGYAYNWYGVAGFYLMTIVAVAGLVCIIAGRFVAPPAGPQPQSAASGG from the coding sequence ATGACTGCCCCTTCCGGGTTCTCCGTGACTTCAGGCGCGCCGCCGTTCTTCGCCGCGCGCATCGCCCTCGTTTTCTGCGCGCCGATGATGGTGAACGGCATTGCGCTGCCGTTCTTTCCGGTCTGGCTCGAAACGCTCTCGATGAACGATTCCCAGATCGGTATCGTGCTGGCCCTGCCGATGTTCGTGCGCGTCTTCACCGCGCCGCTGGCCGGCATCCTCGCTGACCGGATCGGCGAGCGCGCGGTCGTGCTGCTCTGGTCTGGCCTGCTGTCGCTGGCGACGGCGCTGGCGCTCTTCGCAACGGGGTCCTTCTGGCCGGTGCTGCTGCTCTATACGCTGCAGGGCGCGGTCTATTCGCCCTATCTTCCGATCACCGACGCCATCGCGCTCTCCGGCGTGCGCCGCTGGAATTTCGACTATGGCAAGATGCGGCTATGGGGTTCACTCGCCTTCATCGTCTCGACCATGACCGGCGGCTGGCTCGCCGGATTGTACGGCGGGGCGATGGTGCTGCCGGCCATGGCGGTCGCCTTCCTCCTGACGGTGCTCGGCGCGCTGATCGTGCCGAAGATCGGCAAGCCGCGCCGGCCGTCGCCGATCACCGCCATCGCCACGATGCCGTCGGACGGCTCGCTCCGCCAGCGCGACGTGCAGCTCATGCTCATCGGCGCATCGCTCGTCAGCGCCAGCCACGCCATGTACTACGCCTTCTCGGTCATCCACTGGCAGAAGCTAGGCTTCAGCGGCACGGATGTCGGCATTTTCTGGAGCGCCGGGGTGCTGGCCGAGGTGATCCTCTTCGCCTTTGCCGTCCAGCTTCGCCGCCGGTTCAGTGTCTGGTCGATGATGATTTTCGGCTCGCTGGTCGCGGTCGGACGCTGGATCCTCTTTCCGATGGAGATGGGCTTCGGTGGTTACTTCGCGCTGCAATGCCTGCACGCCTTCACCTTTGCGATCATGCATATCAGCGTGCAGAGCCGTCTCGTGGAGCGGGTCGCGGAGGAGCAGGAAGCGGCCGCGCAGGGGCTCTATTTCTTCTATACCGGCATCTTCACGGCGGCGGCCACCTTCGTCTCCGGCTATGCCTATAACTGGTATGGCGTCGCAGGCTTCTATCTGATGACGATCGTTGCCGTGGCGGGTCTCGTCTGCATCATCGCAGGGCGGTTCGTCGCCCCGCCGGCAGGTCCTCAGCCCCAGAGCGCGGCTTCGGGCGGATAG
- the dgcA gene encoding N-acetyl-D-Glu racemase DgcA — MRRTLLAITESFPIAGAFTISRGAKTTAEVVTCTIGGSGLIGRGECVPYARYGESVPGVLAAIEAMRGAIEDGMGREDLAREMPAGAARNALDCALWDLEAKLSGVPTWQVVNNEAPQQLATAYTLSLGEPEAMQRQAADNAWRPLLKVKVGTADDAARIRAVRAGAPDSAIILDANEGWTAENLAYHFDLCAEARIALVEQPLPAGNDSALRDHRRPIPVCADESVHRTEDVAGLADRYDAINIKLDKAGGLTEALALREAARENGLKIMVGCMVGTSLGMAPAVLLAQGADFVDLDGPLLLARDREPGLRYEGSTVYPPEAALWG; from the coding sequence ATGCGCCGCACGCTCCTCGCCATCACCGAAAGCTTCCCGATTGCCGGGGCCTTCACCATTTCGCGGGGCGCGAAGACGACGGCCGAGGTGGTGACCTGCACGATCGGCGGTTCGGGCCTTATCGGCCGTGGTGAATGCGTGCCCTATGCCCGCTACGGCGAATCGGTGCCGGGCGTGCTCGCCGCTATCGAGGCAATGCGCGGCGCCATCGAAGACGGCATGGGCCGCGAGGACCTTGCCCGGGAAATGCCGGCGGGCGCGGCGCGCAATGCACTGGACTGCGCGCTCTGGGACCTCGAGGCCAAGCTCTCCGGCGTGCCGACCTGGCAGGTCGTCAACAACGAAGCCCCGCAGCAGCTCGCCACCGCCTATACGCTCTCGCTCGGTGAGCCGGAGGCGATGCAGCGGCAGGCGGCGGACAATGCCTGGCGGCCACTGCTGAAGGTGAAGGTCGGCACGGCGGACGATGCCGCGCGCATCCGCGCCGTGCGCGCCGGCGCGCCCGACAGCGCCATCATCCTCGACGCCAACGAGGGCTGGACGGCGGAGAACCTCGCCTATCATTTCGACCTCTGCGCCGAAGCGCGCATCGCCCTCGTCGAACAGCCGCTCCCGGCCGGAAACGATTCGGCGCTGCGCGACCATCGACGCCCCATTCCGGTCTGCGCCGACGAAAGCGTGCACCGCACGGAGGATGTGGCAGGGCTTGCCGACCGCTACGACGCGATCAACATCAAGCTCGACAAGGCCGGCGGGCTGACCGAGGCCCTGGCGCTGCGCGAGGCCGCGCGGGAGAACGGCCTGAAGATCATGGTCGGCTGCATGGTCGGCACCTCTCTCGGCATGGCGCCCGCCGTGCTCCTGGCGCAGGGCGCCGATTTCGTCGATCTCGACGGCCCGCTGCTGCTTGCCCGCGACCGCGAGCCCGGCCTTCGCTACGAGGGCTCGACCGTCTATCCGCCCGAAGCCGCGCTCTGGGGCTGA
- a CDS encoding ABC transporter permease codes for MTAPASPTAEIATESLPGKGGEIWRLSGHWVNTTAVAASKRLAEIAAGKDGPLEIDLSGVSEMDTAGAWLLRRAITERQAGGADVSVSDREGARYADLVTALPEKLAEPREEKGPPVSRFERTFAPIGRVMVDVWDDAVAAMFILGSAVRGAQLKLGRRSGVSPAAIVHQIDHMGVRAVPIILLMSFLIGAIIAQQGAFQLRYFGAEVFVVDLVGILQLREVGVLLTAIMIAGRSGSAITAEIGSMKMREEIDALKVMGLSPIGVLVFPRLVALTVALPLLTILANFAALGGAAFVAWSYSGITLDTFQSRLREAIDLSTVVSGMIKAPFMALIIGIVASVEGLKVGGSAESLGRHVTAAVVKSIFVVILVDGLFAMFYAAIDF; via the coding sequence TTGACCGCCCCCGCCAGCCCCACAGCCGAAATCGCGACCGAAAGCCTGCCGGGCAAGGGCGGGGAGATCTGGCGTCTCTCCGGTCACTGGGTGAACACGACCGCCGTCGCCGCCAGCAAGCGCCTCGCCGAGATTGCCGCCGGCAAGGACGGCCCGCTCGAAATCGATCTCAGCGGCGTGAGCGAGATGGACACGGCCGGCGCGTGGCTGCTGCGCCGGGCGATCACCGAGCGGCAGGCCGGCGGCGCGGATGTCAGCGTTTCCGACCGTGAGGGCGCGCGCTATGCCGATCTCGTCACCGCGCTGCCGGAAAAGCTCGCCGAGCCGCGCGAGGAAAAAGGTCCGCCCGTCTCGCGCTTCGAACGCACCTTCGCGCCCATCGGCCGCGTCATGGTGGATGTTTGGGACGATGCCGTCGCCGCCATGTTCATCCTCGGTTCGGCGGTGCGCGGCGCGCAATTGAAGCTCGGCCGCCGCAGCGGCGTCTCGCCGGCCGCCATCGTGCACCAGATCGACCACATGGGCGTGCGCGCCGTGCCGATCATCCTTTTGATGTCCTTCCTCATCGGCGCGATCATCGCTCAGCAGGGCGCGTTCCAGCTTCGCTATTTCGGCGCGGAAGTCTTCGTCGTCGACCTGGTCGGCATTCTGCAGCTTCGCGAGGTCGGCGTGCTGCTCACCGCCATCATGATCGCCGGCCGCTCTGGCAGCGCGATCACCGCCGAGATCGGCTCGATGAAGATGCGCGAGGAGATCGACGCCCTGAAGGTCATGGGCCTCAGCCCCATCGGCGTGCTCGTCTTCCCGCGCCTCGTGGCGCTGACGGTGGCGCTGCCGCTGCTGACGATCCTCGCCAATTTCGCCGCGCTCGGCGGGGCCGCCTTCGTCGCCTGGTCCTATTCCGGCATCACGCTCGATACGTTCCAGTCGCGCCTGCGCGAAGCCATCGACCTGTCGACGGTGGTCTCCGGCATGATCAAGGCGCCGTTCATGGCGCTGATCATCGGCATCGTCGCCTCCGTGGAGGGCCTGAAGGTGGGCGGCAGCGCCGAATCGCTCGGCCGCCACGTTACCGCCGCCGTGGTGAAGTCGATCTTCGTCGTCATCCTTGTCGACGGCCTCTTCGCCATGTTCTACGCCGCAATCGATTTCTAG
- a CDS encoding ABC transporter ATP-binding protein encodes MLSVKDLTVAFGSNVVLDKLNLDIYRGEILGFVGASGTGKSVLMRTVLRLLPRRSGNIRIFGTDFDKATEAERLALDMKLGVLFQHGALFSSLTVKENIQVPMREYLDLPQAMMDELARLKIELVGLAPEAANKFPSELSGGMIKRAALARALALDPALVFLDEPTSGLDPIGAAEFDELIAKLRDTLGLTVYMVTHDLDSLFSVCDRIAVLGQKRVLVEGTIEDMLAFDDPWVQSYFRGKRARSIVRNT; translated from the coding sequence GTGCTCTCGGTCAAGGATCTGACCGTGGCTTTCGGCAGCAATGTCGTGCTCGACAAGCTCAACCTCGACATCTATCGCGGCGAGATCCTCGGCTTCGTCGGCGCGTCCGGCACCGGCAAGTCGGTGCTGATGCGCACGGTGCTGCGCCTCCTGCCGCGCCGTTCCGGCAATATCCGCATCTTCGGCACGGATTTCGACAAGGCCACGGAGGCCGAGCGCCTTGCCCTCGACATGAAGCTCGGCGTGCTCTTCCAGCACGGCGCGCTGTTCTCCTCGCTGACGGTGAAGGAGAACATCCAGGTGCCGATGCGCGAATATCTCGACCTGCCGCAGGCGATGATGGACGAGCTGGCGCGCCTCAAGATCGAGCTGGTCGGCCTCGCGCCGGAAGCGGCGAACAAGTTCCCGTCCGAGCTTTCGGGCGGCATGATCAAGCGCGCGGCGCTGGCGCGCGCGCTTGCGCTCGATCCGGCGCTGGTCTTCCTCGACGAGCCGACCTCGGGTCTCGACCCGATCGGCGCGGCGGAATTCGACGAGCTGATCGCCAAACTGCGCGACACCCTGGGATTGACCGTGTATATGGTGACTCACGACCTCGACAGCCTGTTTTCGGTGTGCGACCGCATCGCCGTTCTCGGGCAGAAGAGGGTTCTGGTCGAAGGCACGATCGAGGACATGCTGGCCTTTGACGATCCGTGGGTGCAGTCCTATTTCCGGGGCAAGCGCGCGCGATCGATCGTGCGCAACACGTGA
- a CDS encoding MlaD family protein: protein METKANYALVGFFTVLVMAAAFVFVYWMSQYGRGGEMAQLAIRIPGSANGLSVGSPVRFNGIPVGSVRSLAIDKKDPKFSIAMTEVSTGAPVKQNTQAVLEVQGLTGAAYIELGGGNPADPNILREAFDNETIATLTAEQSSVTNILSTADKILKRADTAITDIQGFVADARGPLTNTIRNAEQFSGSLARNGENIDEFLQSVGELSTTFKNLSGRLDSTLASVDSLIKAVDPKKVEDFVGNVDKVSKDIADASGDVKATMEGFRKTAETFDSFGKRATASLDKVDGLIAAVDPQKVSGAVDNISVASADARKAIASVTGVANRIGSREKDIDQIITDVQQMTGKLNAASTRVDGVLAKLDGFLGEGDSESLFAEAKATLQSIKQAADTLNGRIGPIADGLQRFSGSGLRDVEALVLDTRRTIQNLDSAISGFERNPQRLLFGGETVKQYDGRTRR from the coding sequence ATGGAAACGAAAGCCAACTACGCCCTCGTCGGCTTCTTCACCGTTCTGGTCATGGCGGCTGCCTTCGTCTTCGTTTACTGGATGTCGCAATACGGCCGCGGCGGCGAGATGGCGCAACTGGCGATCCGCATTCCAGGCTCGGCCAACGGTCTTTCCGTCGGCTCGCCCGTGCGCTTCAACGGCATTCCCGTCGGCTCCGTGCGCAGCCTCGCCATCGACAAGAAGGATCCGAAGTTTTCCATTGCGATGACCGAGGTCTCCACCGGCGCGCCGGTCAAGCAGAACACCCAGGCCGTGCTGGAAGTGCAGGGCCTGACGGGCGCGGCCTATATCGAGCTCGGCGGCGGCAATCCGGCGGATCCGAACATCCTGCGCGAGGCCTTCGACAACGAGACCATCGCGACGCTCACGGCCGAGCAGTCGAGCGTGACGAACATCCTGTCCACCGCCGACAAGATCCTCAAGCGCGCCGACACCGCCATCACCGATATCCAGGGCTTCGTCGCCGATGCGCGGGGGCCGCTGACCAACACGATCCGCAATGCCGAGCAGTTCTCGGGCTCGCTCGCCCGAAACGGCGAGAATATCGATGAGTTCCTGCAGAGCGTCGGCGAACTTTCCACCACCTTCAAGAACCTTTCCGGCCGGCTGGATTCGACGCTCGCCTCGGTCGATTCGCTCATCAAGGCGGTCGATCCGAAAAAGGTCGAGGACTTCGTCGGCAATGTCGACAAGGTCAGCAAGGACATCGCGGACGCGTCCGGCGACGTGAAGGCGACGATGGAAGGCTTCCGCAAGACCGCCGAGACCTTCGACAGCTTCGGCAAGCGTGCGACCGCCAGCCTCGACAAGGTGGACGGCCTGATCGCCGCCGTCGACCCGCAGAAGGTCAGCGGCGCCGTGGACAACATCTCCGTCGCTTCGGCCGATGCGCGCAAGGCCATCGCCTCCGTCACGGGCGTTGCCAACCGCATCGGTTCGCGCGAGAAGGATATCGACCAGATCATCACCGACGTGCAGCAGATGACGGGCAAGCTGAACGCTGCGTCCACCCGTGTCGACGGCGTGCTGGCCAAGCTCGACGGATTCCTGGGCGAGGGCGATTCCGAATCGCTCTTCGCGGAAGCCAAGGCGACGCTGCAATCGATCAAGCAGGCGGCCGACACGCTGAATGGCCGCATCGGTCCCATCGCGGACGGGTTGCAGCGCTTCTCCGGCTCGGGCCTGCGCGATGTCGAGGCGCTCGTCCTGGATACGCGCCGCACGATCCAGAATCTCGACAGCGCGATTTCCGGCTTCGAGCGCAATCCGCAGCGCCTGCTCTTCGGCGGCGAGACGGTCAAGCAGTATGACGGCCGCACGCGCCGCTGA
- a CDS encoding ABC-type transport auxiliary lipoprotein family protein: MTVSGMELLRSGTAARAALVAVLAATLAACGSGPAKNDTFSLSAVTAIEGPVAKSRQILVPQPSALKALDSEQIVIRPSPSEIQYLAQAQWSDSLSKMVQSKLVQAFENTGRIGGVGTPGQGLAIDYQIVTDIRSFEVQTSGADTAVVEISAKLLNDRNGTVRAQKVFRASVPVRGTGSVAFVKGLDAAFATVTADIVGWTLKSI, translated from the coding sequence ATGACGGTATCGGGTATGGAGTTGTTGCGGAGCGGGACTGCGGCACGGGCCGCGCTCGTCGCCGTTCTGGCGGCAACGCTTGCCGCCTGCGGCAGCGGTCCGGCGAAGAACGATACGTTCAGCCTTTCGGCCGTCACGGCCATCGAGGGACCGGTCGCCAAGAGTCGGCAGATTCTCGTGCCGCAGCCTTCGGCGCTGAAGGCGCTCGACAGCGAGCAGATCGTCATCCGCCCGTCGCCCTCGGAAATCCAGTATCTCGCCCAGGCGCAATGGAGCGACAGCCTCAGCAAGATGGTGCAGTCCAAGCTCGTCCAGGCGTTCGAGAACACCGGCCGCATCGGCGGCGTCGGCACGCCGGGGCAGGGACTGGCGATCGACTACCAGATCGTCACCGATATCCGCTCCTTCGAGGTGCAGACCTCGGGCGCGGACACGGCCGTCGTCGAGATTTCTGCCAAGCTGCTCAACGACCGCAACGGCACGGTGCGGGCGCAGAAGGTCTTCCGCGCGTCGGTGCCGGTGCGCGGCACGGGCAGCGTTGCCTTCGTGAAGGGGCTGGATGCGGCCTTCGCCACCGTGACGGCCGATATCGTCGGCTGGACGCTGAAGTCGATCTGA
- a CDS encoding Tim44 domain-containing protein, with protein MILIQGFGRALAMLAMALVVMMTVVDVAEARRAGGGFGSRGTRTFSTPSTTRTAPTDAQPIDRTMTRQQSAQPSASRNTTANTPRPGLFNGFGGRLLGGLMLGGLVGMLLGYGLGGGIGFLGLILQVLLIAGLFMMLRRMFAQKGAPAYAGSGAQRSAYQNGGSDFEIPRIGGGSRQAAPQPKSGDEIGVKQEDLDQFEGMLKELQTAYAAEDFRTLRQITTPEAMSYLAEEIGDNATQGLKNEVRDIHLVEGDVAEAWREGTDEYATVAMRYESIDVMRDRTSGRVVSGDPDNLTEAVEIWTFVRRNGGDWKVSAIQGVEAA; from the coding sequence ATGATTTTGATACAGGGATTTGGCCGCGCGCTGGCAATGCTTGCGATGGCGCTGGTGGTGATGATGACGGTGGTGGACGTGGCGGAAGCCCGTCGCGCCGGCGGCGGCTTCGGCAGCCGCGGCACCCGCACCTTCTCCACGCCCTCGACCACGCGCACCGCGCCGACGGACGCCCAGCCCATCGACCGCACCATGACGCGCCAGCAGTCGGCCCAGCCCTCGGCGAGCCGCAACACCACCGCCAACACTCCGCGCCCCGGCCTCTTCAACGGCTTCGGCGGCCGGCTTCTCGGCGGGCTGATGCTCGGCGGTCTCGTCGGCATGCTGCTCGGCTATGGGCTCGGCGGCGGCATCGGCTTCCTCGGCCTCATCCTGCAGGTCCTGCTGATCGCCGGTCTCTTCATGATGCTGCGCCGGATGTTCGCCCAGAAGGGTGCACCTGCCTATGCCGGCTCGGGCGCCCAGCGCAGCGCCTACCAGAACGGTGGTTCGGACTTTGAAATCCCGCGCATCGGCGGCGGCAGCCGGCAGGCTGCACCCCAGCCGAAATCCGGCGACGAGATCGGCGTCAAGCAAGAGGACCTCGACCAGTTCGAAGGCATGCTGAAGGAATTGCAGACGGCCTATGCCGCCGAGGATTTCCGCACGCTGCGCCAGATCACCACGCCGGAAGCCATGTCGTATCTCGCCGAGGAAATCGGCGACAATGCCACGCAGGGCCTGAAGAACGAGGTGCGCGACATCCATCTCGTGGAGGGCGATGTCGCCGAAGCCTGGCGCGAGGGCACGGACGAATATGCCACGGTCGCGATGCGCTACGAGAGCATCGACGTGATGCGGGACCGCACGAGCGGTCGCGTGGTCTCCGGCGATCCCGACAACCTCACGGAAGCCGTCGAAATCTGGACCTTCGTGCGCCGCAATGGCGGCGACTGGAAGGTCTCGGCCATCCAAGGCGTCGAAGCCGCCTGA
- a CDS encoding Hpt domain-containing protein, translating to MAALNIAFEAPDNAGGIAPSGARPVDLEHLARQTMGDKALGLEVLQMFARQARESMRELAAAEGAARGAVAHRLKGSAQSVGAGGVARAAAALEENPADAIALSAVTAAVVEAENFILKLCR from the coding sequence ATGGCAGCGCTCAACATCGCATTCGAGGCGCCCGACAATGCAGGCGGCATCGCGCCCTCCGGCGCGCGCCCGGTCGATCTGGAACATCTCGCCCGCCAGACGATGGGCGACAAGGCGCTCGGACTGGAAGTGCTGCAGATGTTCGCCCGGCAGGCCCGCGAGAGCATGCGGGAACTTGCGGCTGCCGAAGGCGCGGCACGCGGCGCCGTCGCCCATCGCCTCAAGGGCTCGGCCCAGTCCGTCGGCGCCGGCGGTGTCGCCAGGGCGGCAGCGGCGCTGGAGGAAAACCCGGCCGATGCCATCGCCCTGTCGGCCGTGACCGCCGCCGTGGTCGAGGCGGAAAACTTCATCCTCAAGCTCTGCCGCTGA
- a CDS encoding 2Fe-2S iron-sulfur cluster-binding protein has translation MSKLTIVAFDGTRHELDVANGSTVMENAVRNSVPGIEAECGGACACATCHVYVADAWSATVGSPEAMEEDMLDFAYDVRPTSRLSCQIKMSDALDGLVVHVPERQA, from the coding sequence ATGAGCAAACTCACCATCGTCGCCTTCGACGGCACGCGCCACGAACTGGATGTCGCCAACGGCTCCACGGTCATGGAAAATGCCGTGCGCAATTCCGTGCCCGGCATCGAGGCGGAATGCGGCGGCGCCTGCGCCTGCGCGACCTGTCATGTCTATGTCGCCGACGCCTGGAGCGCCACCGTCGGCTCGCCGGAAGCGATGGAAGAGGACATGCTGGACTTCGCCTACGACGTCCGCCCCACCTCGCGCCTTTCCTGTCAGATCAAGATGTCGGATGCGCTCGACGGGCTCGTGGTGCACGTGCCGGAACGCCAGGCCTGA
- a CDS encoding NAD(P)/FAD-dependent oxidoreductase: MDAGADTDVVVIGAGPVALFSVFQLGLYGLKCTLVDSLDRAGGQCAVLYPDKPIYDVPGFPKIDGLDLTGRLLEQIAPFSPVFHFRSTVTGFAQQPDGRFKVTLSGGGQLGASVVVLATGLGTFVPGEGEAALEAGPATGWPLDRTKDAFIVDPERFQTSQPGVFAIGDACHYPGKLRLILSGFHEAALMTQAIRRNAFPGGRTTLEYTTSSSRLKKKIEGALSSQE, encoded by the coding sequence ATGGACGCCGGAGCCGATACCGATGTGGTCGTGATCGGCGCCGGGCCTGTCGCGCTGTTTTCTGTCTTCCAGCTCGGCCTCTACGGGCTGAAATGCACGCTCGTCGACAGCCTCGACCGTGCGGGCGGCCAATGCGCCGTGCTCTATCCCGACAAGCCGATCTATGACGTGCCGGGTTTCCCGAAGATCGACGGGCTGGATCTGACTGGCCGGTTGCTGGAGCAGATCGCTCCGTTTTCTCCCGTCTTCCACTTCCGCTCCACCGTGACCGGCTTCGCCCAGCAGCCGGACGGGCGCTTCAAGGTGACCTTGTCCGGTGGCGGGCAGCTCGGCGCCAGCGTTGTCGTCCTCGCAACGGGGCTTGGAACCTTCGTGCCGGGCGAGGGCGAGGCCGCCCTTGAGGCCGGCCCTGCCACGGGCTGGCCGCTCGACCGCACGAAAGACGCCTTCATCGTCGATCCCGAACGGTTCCAGACCTCGCAGCCCGGCGTCTTCGCCATCGGCGACGCCTGCCATTATCCCGGCAAGCTCCGGCTGATCCTGTCCGGCTTCCATGAGGCGGCGCTGATGACGCAGGCCATTCGCCGCAACGCATTTCCCGGCGGGCGGACGACACTCGAATATACGACCTCTTCTTCACGCCTGAAGAAGAAAATCGAAGGCGCGCTGTCTTCTCAAGAATAG
- a CDS encoding DUF922 domain-containing Zn-dependent protease produces the protein MTTIARLMAFAALATLAVQPARAETITSKSFSYFSVGGRTAAELDEELSKRGPMMKHSGSRHPGATRIKWGGSVTYVRHGNRCAVGEAKVTLSTQIILPRWKNRKRATASLALIWDTLSSDIKRHEERHAEIARNHARDLERTLKRLRPEADCERMQARVDRTTADAVARHDADQARFDRVESKNFNDRMMRLLVHRLKDRAE, from the coding sequence ATGACGACCATCGCTCGCCTGATGGCCTTTGCCGCCCTCGCCACCCTTGCCGTCCAGCCAGCCCGCGCCGAGACGATCACCTCCAAGAGTTTCTCCTATTTCTCCGTCGGTGGCCGTACGGCGGCGGAGCTCGACGAGGAGCTGTCGAAGCGCGGCCCCATGATGAAGCACAGTGGCTCCCGCCATCCGGGCGCCACACGCATCAAGTGGGGCGGCTCGGTGACCTATGTGCGCCACGGCAACCGCTGCGCCGTCGGCGAGGCGAAGGTGACGCTCTCCACCCAGATCATCCTGCCGCGCTGGAAGAACCGCAAGCGCGCCACGGCCTCCCTCGCCCTCATCTGGGATACGCTGTCGAGCGACATCAAGCGGCATGAGGAACGCCACGCGGAAATCGCGCGCAACCACGCCCGCGACCTGGAGCGCACGCTGAAGCGCCTGCGCCCTGAAGCCGATTGCGAACGCATGCAGGCGCGCGTCGACCGGACCACAGCCGATGCGGTGGCAAGGCACGATGCGGACCAGGCGCGCTTCGACCGCGTCGAATCCAAGAACTTCAACGACCGCATGATGCGCCTGCTGGTGCACCGCTTGAAGGACCGCGCCGAGTAA
- the folP gene encoding dihydropteroate synthase → MFSPFDPFRWALAHGRHLELGPRGILMAIVNVTPDSFSDGGRFDSADAAVAEAILCLEQGAEIVDIGGESTRPGAAPVTAAEEQDRILPVIEALAGATGAIISVDTYRAETARLAVAAGAHIVNDVHGLQREPDIARVAAETGAGLCIMHTGRDREKRPDVIEDQYLFLGRSLEIARKAGVAREAMVLDPGFGFAKDTDENLELMARFGELYGFELPILAGTSRKRFVGAVTGREAADRDVGTGATTALLRVAGAAVFRVHDVAINRDALAVADAMLAAGRTVKAREARA, encoded by the coding sequence ATGTTCTCGCCGTTCGATCCCTTCCGCTGGGCGCTTGCCCACGGCCGGCATCTGGAGCTCGGTCCACGCGGCATCCTGATGGCGATCGTCAACGTGACGCCCGATTCCTTTTCCGACGGTGGCCGCTTCGACAGCGCTGACGCGGCGGTGGCGGAGGCGATCCTCTGTCTGGAGCAGGGCGCGGAGATCGTCGATATCGGCGGGGAATCGACGCGGCCCGGGGCCGCACCGGTGACGGCCGCCGAGGAGCAGGACCGTATCCTTCCCGTCATCGAGGCGCTTGCCGGCGCGACCGGGGCCATCATCTCCGTCGATACCTATCGTGCGGAGACGGCGCGGCTCGCCGTTGCCGCCGGCGCGCATATCGTCAACGATGTGCACGGCCTGCAGCGGGAGCCCGATATCGCCCGCGTGGCGGCGGAAACGGGGGCGGGGCTCTGCATCATGCATACCGGCCGCGACCGCGAGAAACGGCCCGACGTCATCGAGGACCAGTATCTCTTCCTCGGCCGTTCGCTGGAGATCGCCCGGAAGGCCGGTGTTGCGCGCGAGGCCATGGTGCTCGATCCCGGTTTCGGCTTTGCCAAGGACACGGACGAAAATCTCGAACTCATGGCGCGCTTCGGCGAGCTCTACGGTTTCGAACTGCCCATCCTCGCAGGCACCTCGCGCAAGCGTTTCGTCGGGGCGGTGACAGGCCGGGAGGCGGCGGACCGTGACGTCGGCACGGGCGCGACGACGGCGCTGCTGCGCGTCGCCGGGGCGGCCGTCTTCCGGGTGCACGATGTCGCAATCAACAGGGATGCGCTTGCCGTCGCGGATGCTATGCTCGCGGCGGGGCGCACGGTGAAGGCGCGCGAAGCGCGCGCCTGA
- the folB gene encoding dihydroneopterin aldolase, which produces MMTTTYTITLKNCAFFARHGLHDAEEFLGQRFFVDAELDVRPLRPLSDDSIDSTVDYGVAFQEIEKIVTGQRRYLIEALAQEIATVLCARFPQIFRARITVRKPNAPVPGVLDYVQVTIDHAV; this is translated from the coding sequence ATGATGACCACCACCTACACGATCACGCTCAAGAACTGCGCCTTCTTCGCCCGCCACGGCCTTCACGATGCCGAGGAGTTCCTGGGGCAACGCTTTTTCGTCGATGCGGAACTCGACGTGCGGCCGTTGCGCCCGCTCTCGGACGATTCCATCGATTCGACCGTCGACTACGGCGTCGCCTTCCAGGAAATCGAGAAGATCGTCACCGGCCAGCGCCGTTATCTCATCGAGGCGCTGGCGCAGGAGATCGCCACCGTGCTTTGCGCCCGCTTCCCGCAGATTTTCCGCGCCCGCATTACCGTGCGCAAGCCGAATGCGCCGGTGCCCGGCGTCCTGGATTATGTCCAGGTGACGATCGATCATGCCGTCTGA